The Mycolicibacterium boenickei genome has a segment encoding these proteins:
- a CDS encoding nucleotidyltransferase family protein, which yields MSKADAVAGVVLAAGAGSRFGMPKVLADAGDWLVHAVSALDRGGCDDVIVVLGAAVVEVPEPARAVVATRWADGMSASVREGLNAVGDAEWVVLHTVDTPDVGAAVVARVLDAARGAGSGLARARYDGRPGHPVVLARRHVAALAATLHGDQGARAFLGGRDDVIAVECGDLATGLDIDER from the coding sequence ATGTCGAAGGCCGACGCGGTTGCCGGGGTGGTGCTGGCCGCCGGTGCGGGCAGCCGCTTCGGGATGCCGAAAGTTCTTGCTGATGCCGGTGATTGGCTCGTCCACGCGGTCAGCGCGCTCGACCGCGGTGGCTGCGACGACGTCATCGTGGTGCTCGGCGCCGCCGTGGTCGAGGTGCCTGAGCCGGCCCGCGCGGTGGTGGCCACCCGCTGGGCCGACGGCATGAGCGCGTCGGTGCGCGAAGGGCTGAACGCCGTCGGCGACGCCGAGTGGGTTGTCCTGCACACCGTCGACACTCCCGACGTCGGCGCCGCCGTCGTGGCCAGGGTGCTGGACGCGGCACGCGGCGCGGGTTCCGGTCTGGCCCGTGCCCGCTACGACGGCCGTCCCGGCCATCCGGTCGTACTGGCCCGCAGACACGTCGCGGCGCTGGCTGCCACGTTGCACGGCGACCAGGGCGCCCGGGCGTTCCTCGGTGGCCGCGACGACGTCATCGCCGTGGAATGCGGTGACCTGGCCACTGGTCTCGACATCGACGAACGCTGA
- a CDS encoding SufE family protein: MPAALAEVVSDFQEVAGQDKLQLLLEFANELPPLPSHLEEAAMEPVPECQSPLFLDVDASDRDKVRLYFSAPPEAPTTRGFAAILAEGLDGQSADDILAVPDDFYTALGLAALISPLRLRGMSAMLTRIKRRLRAA; encoded by the coding sequence ATGCCGGCCGCCCTGGCAGAGGTCGTCTCCGACTTCCAGGAGGTGGCCGGCCAGGACAAGTTGCAGCTGCTGTTGGAGTTCGCCAACGAGTTGCCGCCGTTGCCCTCCCACCTCGAGGAGGCGGCCATGGAGCCGGTTCCCGAGTGCCAGTCACCGCTGTTTCTGGACGTCGACGCCTCCGACCGGGACAAGGTTCGGCTGTACTTCAGCGCTCCCCCGGAGGCCCCGACGACGCGCGGGTTCGCCGCGATCCTGGCGGAGGGCCTGGACGGCCAGTCGGCCGATGACATCCTGGCGGTGCCCGACGACTTCTACACCGCACTGGGCCTGGCCGCGTTGATCAGCCCGCTGCGGCTGCGCGGTATGTCGGCGATGCTGACGCGGATCAAGCGGCGGTTGCGCGCGGCCTGA
- a CDS encoding DUF6131 family protein, with protein MIVLGAILLILGLLFNIYLLWVIGVILLVIGGVFWLLGAIGRPVAGRRSWY; from the coding sequence ATGATTGTTCTCGGGGCAATTCTGCTCATCCTCGGCTTGCTCTTCAACATCTACCTGCTGTGGGTGATCGGCGTGATCTTGCTGGTCATCGGCGGCGTGTTCTGGTTGCTCGGCGCCATCGGACGGCCGGTCGCCGGGCGGCGCAGCTGGTACTGA
- a CDS encoding malate dehydrogenase, producing the protein MSPTPKIVTVTGAAGQIGYAALFRIGAGALLGRDVPVKLRLLELPSAIRAAEGVVMELVDSAFDGLVDIEIHDDPVRAFDGVDVALLVGARPRSKGMERADLLAANAAIFAESGKALNAGAANDVRVVVVGNPANTNALVASAHAPDIPAERFTALTRLDHNRAVAALATHAGVHVTDVSRVTVWGNHSPTMYPDIFHAVVDGRPGSEFASDTDWLTHDFIPTVATRGTAIIEARGTSSAASAANAAIDHVRDWVDGTDPDDWTSVALPSPGVYGIPEGVVASLPVRAVDGVWEIVEGLEVNDFSRARIDASVAELLDERHAVERLGLL; encoded by the coding sequence GTGAGCCCGACTCCCAAGATCGTGACCGTTACCGGCGCCGCGGGCCAGATCGGCTATGCCGCGCTGTTCCGGATCGGCGCGGGCGCCCTGCTGGGACGCGACGTGCCGGTGAAGCTGCGCCTGCTGGAACTGCCCTCGGCGATCCGTGCGGCCGAAGGCGTGGTGATGGAGCTGGTCGACAGCGCCTTCGACGGGCTGGTCGACATCGAGATTCACGACGATCCGGTGCGGGCGTTCGACGGCGTCGACGTCGCGCTGCTGGTCGGGGCGCGGCCGCGCAGCAAGGGCATGGAGCGTGCCGATCTGCTGGCCGCCAACGCCGCGATCTTCGCCGAATCGGGCAAGGCCCTGAACGCCGGCGCGGCCAACGACGTGCGCGTCGTCGTGGTCGGCAATCCGGCGAACACCAATGCGCTGGTGGCCTCGGCCCACGCGCCCGACATTCCGGCTGAGAGGTTCACCGCGCTGACCCGGCTCGACCACAACCGGGCAGTCGCCGCCCTCGCCACCCACGCAGGTGTGCACGTCACCGACGTGTCCCGGGTGACCGTGTGGGGCAACCACTCCCCGACCATGTACCCCGACATCTTCCACGCAGTCGTCGACGGGCGGCCGGGCTCGGAGTTCGCATCGGACACCGACTGGCTGACCCACGACTTCATCCCGACGGTGGCCACCCGCGGTACCGCGATCATCGAGGCGCGCGGCACCTCGTCGGCGGCATCGGCTGCCAACGCCGCCATCGATCACGTCCGGGACTGGGTCGACGGCACCGACCCCGATGACTGGACGTCGGTGGCGCTGCCGTCTCCCGGTGTCTACGGGATCCCCGAAGGTGTGGTCGCCTCCCTGCCGGTGCGCGCGGTCGACGGCGTGTGGGAGATCGTGGAGGGCTTGGAGGTCAACGACTTCTCGCGGGCCCGGATCGACGCGTCGGTGGCCGAACTGCTCGACGAGCGCCACGCGGTCGAACGGCTCGGTCTGCTGTAG
- the usfY gene encoding protein UsfY, whose protein sequence is MHGPKDPVDHARTTRPHAGESMKDNVIMPALVLILVGLVLFVGTLAAFATGHSDVGLTVGTLSAAGFVIGSMWLALEHMRVRRIEDRWYTDHPGVMRQRPSS, encoded by the coding sequence ATGCACGGCCCAAAAGATCCAGTTGATCACGCTCGGACAACCCGGCCGCATGCCGGCGAGTCGATGAAGGACAACGTCATCATGCCTGCGCTGGTACTGATCCTGGTGGGATTGGTGCTGTTCGTCGGCACCCTGGCGGCGTTCGCCACCGGCCACTCCGATGTCGGCCTGACCGTGGGCACGCTGTCTGCGGCGGGATTCGTCATCGGATCGATGTGGCTGGCCCTGGAACACATGAGGGTGCGGCGTATCGAGGACCGCTGGTACACCGATCATCCCGGCGTGATGCGGCAGCGGCCGAGCAGCTGA
- a CDS encoding sulfurtransferase: MPLPADPSPTLAEYAHPERLVTADWLASNLGRPGLAIVESDEDVLLYDTGHIPGAVKIDWHLDLNDPNVRDYINGEQFAELMDRKGIGRDDTVVIYGDKSNWWAAYALWVFTLFGHPDVRLLDGGRDLWVSHGRDTTLEVPTRQSSGYPVVERNDAPIRAYRNDVLDILGKQPLIDVRSPQEYTGERTHMPDYPEEGALRGGHIPTAKSIPWAKAARDSGQFRSRAELEDLYGFLKPDDETVVYCRIGERSSHTWFVLTHLLGLPGVRNYDGSWTEWGNAVRVPVAVGPDPGEAP, translated from the coding sequence GGCCAGCAACCTGGGTCGGCCCGGCTTGGCCATCGTCGAGTCCGACGAGGACGTCCTGCTCTACGACACCGGCCACATCCCGGGCGCGGTGAAGATCGACTGGCATCTCGACCTCAATGACCCCAATGTGCGTGACTACATCAACGGTGAGCAATTCGCCGAGTTGATGGACCGCAAGGGCATCGGCCGCGACGACACCGTCGTCATCTACGGCGACAAGAGCAACTGGTGGGCGGCCTACGCACTGTGGGTGTTCACCCTGTTCGGCCACCCTGACGTGCGCCTTCTCGACGGCGGGCGCGATCTGTGGGTCTCCCACGGCCGCGACACCACCCTTGAGGTGCCCACCCGGCAGTCCAGCGGCTACCCGGTGGTAGAGCGCAACGACGCCCCGATCCGCGCCTACCGCAACGACGTGCTCGACATCCTGGGCAAACAGCCGTTGATCGACGTCCGCTCGCCCCAGGAGTACACGGGCGAACGCACCCACATGCCCGACTACCCGGAGGAAGGCGCGCTGCGCGGCGGGCACATCCCCACTGCCAAGTCGATCCCCTGGGCCAAGGCAGCCAGGGACAGCGGGCAGTTCCGCAGCCGCGCCGAACTCGAGGACCTCTATGGCTTCCTCAAGCCGGACGACGAGACGGTGGTGTACTGCCGGATCGGCGAGCGCTCGAGCCACACCTGGTTCGTGCTGACCCATCTGCTGGGGTTGCCCGGGGTGCGCAACTACGACGGCTCGTGGACCGAATGGGGCAATGCCGTGCGGGTCCCGGTTGCCGTCGGCCCGGACCCGGGCGAAGCCCCGTGA
- a CDS encoding DUF7218 family protein has product MPNPSIKDEKLYEELRDEGNSKEKAARISNAAAARGRSSVGRAGGESGSYDDWTVDDLRGRAKELGIKGYSDKNKRELIGMLRNH; this is encoded by the coding sequence ATGCCCAATCCGTCGATCAAGGACGAGAAGCTCTACGAGGAGCTGCGCGACGAAGGCAATTCGAAGGAGAAAGCAGCGCGGATCTCCAACGCCGCGGCCGCCAGAGGCCGTTCGAGTGTCGGCCGCGCGGGCGGCGAGTCCGGTTCCTACGACGACTGGACCGTCGACGATCTTCGTGGCCGGGCGAAAGAGCTTGGGATCAAAGGATATTCCGACAAGAACAAGCGCGAACTGATCGGGATGCTCAGGAACCACTGA
- a CDS encoding ATP-binding protein, whose protein sequence is MADEQGQPKPLHRGDRSVEIRVAARLENLAVVRTLVAAVAAFEDLDFDVVADLRLAVDEACTALIRAAVPDSSLQLVVDPHEESVVITASTTCTGAAVVEPGSFSWHVLSSLTDEVKTFADGDGPDTGQVFGITLTTRRASLLR, encoded by the coding sequence ATGGCCGACGAACAAGGCCAACCCAAGCCGCTGCACCGCGGGGATCGGTCGGTGGAGATTCGGGTCGCGGCCAGGCTGGAGAACCTGGCCGTAGTGCGCACACTCGTCGCTGCGGTCGCAGCCTTCGAGGACCTTGATTTCGATGTCGTCGCCGATCTGCGATTGGCGGTGGACGAAGCCTGCACCGCACTGATCAGGGCCGCGGTCCCGGATTCGAGCCTGCAGTTGGTCGTCGACCCGCACGAGGAATCGGTGGTGATCACCGCCTCCACCACCTGTACGGGTGCCGCGGTGGTCGAGCCGGGCAGCTTCAGCTGGCATGTGCTGAGTTCCCTGACCGACGAGGTGAAGACCTTCGCCGACGGTGACGGGCCCGACACCGGCCAGGTATTCGGAATCACCCTGACAACGAGGCGAGCGAGCCTGCTGCGGTGA
- a CDS encoding STAS domain-containing protein → MTVFSTSALIDRTDESPATFATRWLPPTTAVISAHGEIDAVNAGDFADYALRHTGKAERVAVDLTDVQFFGTAGLSALTAIDERCSATDTDWVLVPSKAVNRLLRICDPDSAWRTCYSVAAALSTLNGKTPLLQLVAKSR, encoded by the coding sequence ATGACCGTCTTTTCGACGAGCGCACTGATCGACCGGACCGACGAATCGCCAGCCACATTCGCCACCCGCTGGCTGCCGCCGACAACGGCGGTGATCAGCGCTCACGGCGAAATCGACGCCGTCAACGCAGGCGACTTCGCCGACTACGCGTTGCGGCATACCGGCAAGGCCGAGCGAGTCGCGGTCGACCTCACCGATGTCCAGTTCTTCGGCACCGCAGGGTTATCCGCGCTCACAGCCATCGACGAGCGCTGCTCGGCCACCGACACAGACTGGGTTTTGGTGCCCAGCAAGGCAGTCAACCGATTGCTGCGCATCTGCGATCCGGATTCCGCGTGGCGCACGTGCTACAGCGTGGCCGCGGCGCTGTCCACGCTGAACGGCAAGACCCCGCTACTGCAGCTGGTCGCGAAGTCGCGCTAG
- a CDS encoding SDR family oxidoreductase: MPPHPSAHPFAGRNIVLVGGGSGIGLATARLVTAGKGTVVLGGRTPERLAAAAATLGPQASWHQVDTADQDSIDAFFDFVGTRLGSVHGLFTTAADYLTGPMAGLSVEQAATVFDSKFWGQYRVVKSAIPVLSPDAAIVLMSGAASARPAAIAPAYSAANAAIEGLARGLAVELAPVTVNAIAPGTVEGNLWSQRDPAIREQAFGAYRDASTIGRLADEDEIAQSVGYLLSSRITTGSTLFPDGGYAFR; encoded by the coding sequence ATGCCACCTCATCCTTCGGCACACCCGTTCGCAGGCCGCAACATCGTGCTCGTCGGCGGTGGCTCGGGCATCGGTCTGGCTACCGCCCGCCTGGTCACTGCGGGGAAGGGCACGGTCGTGTTGGGCGGGCGCACGCCCGAGCGGCTGGCCGCCGCCGCGGCAACCCTCGGCCCGCAAGCCAGTTGGCATCAGGTCGATACCGCTGACCAGGATTCGATCGACGCGTTCTTCGATTTCGTCGGTACCAGGCTCGGCTCCGTCCACGGCCTGTTCACCACCGCCGCCGACTACCTGACCGGTCCGATGGCCGGGCTCAGTGTCGAACAGGCGGCCACGGTGTTCGACTCCAAGTTCTGGGGGCAGTACCGCGTGGTCAAGTCGGCGATTCCGGTGCTGAGCCCTGACGCCGCGATCGTGCTGATGTCGGGTGCCGCCAGTGCCCGCCCGGCCGCGATCGCTCCTGCTTACAGCGCGGCCAACGCGGCGATCGAAGGCCTGGCCCGCGGATTGGCTGTGGAATTGGCGCCGGTGACCGTCAACGCAATCGCCCCTGGCACGGTCGAAGGCAATCTGTGGAGCCAACGTGATCCCGCGATCCGGGAACAGGCGTTCGGCGCCTATCGCGACGCCTCCACCATCGGACGGTTGGCCGACGAAGATGAGATCGCGCAGTCGGTGGGCTATCTGCTGAGCAGCCGGATCACTACCGGTTCCACCCTTTTCCCAGACGGGGGTTACGCCTTCCGCTGA
- a CDS encoding LLM class F420-dependent oxidoreductase, with protein MARFGYTLMTEQSGPRQLVDYAVSAEQAGFDFEVSSDHYSPWLASQGHAPNAWPVLGAVAHATEKVQLYSYVTCPTIRYHPAIVAQQAATVQILADGRFTLGLGSGENLNEHVVGQGWPTVERRLDMLAEAIKLIRELLSGDLIDFRGEFYEVDSARLWDVPEVPVTIAVSMTGEKSVEKLAVAADHLINVAPDRAIVEGWQQRRQATGVLPEGRVIGQVPVCWDPDRDAAVERAHDQFRWFGGGWAVNADLPTPAGFAAATRYVRREDVASAIPCGPDLDAIAAAVAPYLEAGFTDIALVQIGDEGQQRFLDQAARPLLAALRAEFD; from the coding sequence ATGGCCAGATTCGGATACACCCTGATGACCGAGCAGAGCGGCCCACGGCAGCTCGTCGACTACGCGGTGTCAGCAGAGCAGGCAGGCTTCGATTTCGAGGTGAGCAGTGACCACTACAGCCCGTGGCTGGCCAGCCAGGGGCACGCGCCCAATGCCTGGCCCGTACTGGGCGCGGTGGCGCACGCCACCGAGAAGGTGCAGCTGTACTCGTACGTGACGTGCCCGACGATCAGGTACCACCCGGCGATCGTCGCCCAGCAGGCCGCCACCGTGCAGATCCTGGCCGACGGCCGGTTCACCCTCGGCCTCGGCAGCGGGGAGAACCTCAACGAACACGTCGTGGGGCAGGGCTGGCCGACCGTCGAGCGCCGCCTCGACATGCTGGCCGAGGCGATCAAGCTGATCCGCGAACTGCTCAGCGGCGACCTCATCGACTTCAGAGGCGAGTTCTATGAGGTGGACTCGGCGCGGTTATGGGATGTCCCGGAAGTCCCGGTGACGATTGCCGTCTCCATGACCGGCGAGAAGTCGGTCGAGAAGCTCGCCGTCGCGGCCGACCACCTGATCAACGTCGCACCCGACCGCGCCATCGTCGAAGGTTGGCAGCAGCGTCGGCAGGCCACCGGGGTACTGCCCGAGGGCCGGGTGATCGGACAGGTGCCCGTGTGCTGGGACCCAGACCGGGACGCCGCGGTGGAGCGGGCCCATGACCAGTTCCGCTGGTTCGGCGGCGGCTGGGCCGTCAACGCGGACCTACCGACGCCCGCCGGTTTCGCCGCGGCCACCCGATACGTGCGCCGGGAGGACGTCGCCTCGGCCATCCCGTGCGGGCCGGACCTGGACGCGATCGCCGCGGCCGTGGCTCCTTACCTCGAAGCGGGATTCACCGATATCGCCCTTGTTCAGATCGGTGACGAGGGCCAACAGCGATTCCTCGACCAGGCGGCACGACCGCTATTGGCTGCGCTGCGTGCCGAGTTCGACTGA
- a CDS encoding DUF6328 family protein: MDADHPELDQPWDQTARQETEAERLDRNWSSLLQELRVVQTGVQLLTGLLLTLPFQERFSMLDEPMRVLYLVTVACSAAATALLVAPVGMHRILFRRHRLNLLVSAAHRCAFVGLVLLGLAMAGVTELIFDTVAGRQAGFVAGAVALVTFVGVWLVLPLAMRLGHPMSTGGSVELGTQRSQ; this comes from the coding sequence ATGGATGCGGACCACCCCGAGCTGGATCAGCCCTGGGACCAGACCGCGCGCCAGGAGACGGAAGCCGAACGGCTGGACCGCAACTGGAGCAGCCTGCTGCAGGAGCTGCGGGTGGTGCAGACGGGCGTTCAGTTGCTCACCGGCCTGCTGCTGACTTTGCCGTTCCAGGAGCGGTTCTCGATGCTCGACGAGCCCATGCGCGTCCTTTACCTCGTGACGGTGGCATGCTCCGCCGCGGCCACCGCACTGCTGGTCGCCCCGGTTGGCATGCACCGCATCCTGTTCCGCAGGCACCGGTTGAACCTTCTGGTCTCCGCCGCGCACCGGTGTGCATTCGTCGGGCTGGTGTTGCTCGGGCTCGCGATGGCCGGGGTGACCGAGTTGATCTTCGACACCGTGGCCGGGCGCCAAGCCGGGTTCGTCGCCGGGGCCGTCGCCCTGGTGACGTTCGTGGGTGTCTGGCTCGTGTTGCCGCTGGCGATGAGACTGGGGCATCCGATGTCGACCGGCGGCTCAGTCGAACTCGGCACGCAGCGCAGCCAATAG
- a CDS encoding RNA polymerase sigma factor SigF: MFRELSGLSEDSSARERQRERIVERCLPLADHIARRFDGRGEPREDLVQVARVGLVNAINRFDVEAGSDFVSFAVPTIMGEVRRHFRDNSWSVKVPRRLKELHLRLGAATAELSQRLGRAPTASELAEELDMDREEVIEGLVAGSSYNTLSIDSGGGGDEDAPAIVDTLGDLDAGLDRIDNRETLRPLLAQLPERERTVLILRFFESMTQTQIAERVGVSQMHVSRLLAKSLARLRDQLQ, from the coding sequence ATGTTTCGCGAACTCAGCGGACTGTCCGAAGACTCGTCGGCTCGCGAACGTCAACGCGAGCGGATCGTCGAGCGCTGCCTGCCGCTCGCCGACCACATCGCGCGGCGATTCGACGGTCGCGGTGAGCCGCGTGAAGATCTGGTCCAGGTGGCCAGAGTCGGACTCGTCAACGCGATAAACCGGTTCGATGTCGAGGCCGGGTCGGACTTCGTGTCATTCGCGGTGCCGACGATCATGGGGGAGGTCCGGCGCCACTTCCGCGATAACAGCTGGTCGGTGAAGGTGCCGCGCCGGCTCAAGGAACTGCACCTGCGCCTCGGCGCGGCGACTGCGGAGCTGTCCCAGCGGCTGGGCCGTGCCCCGACCGCCTCGGAGCTCGCCGAGGAACTCGACATGGACCGCGAAGAGGTGATCGAGGGTCTGGTCGCGGGCAGCTCGTACAACACCCTGTCGATCGACAGCGGCGGCGGGGGCGACGAAGATGCCCCCGCGATAGTCGACACGCTCGGCGATCTGGACGCCGGCCTGGATCGAATCGACAATCGAGAAACACTGCGGCCGTTGCTCGCTCAACTTCCAGAGCGGGAGCGGACGGTGTTGATCCTGCGGTTCTTCGAATCCATGACGCAGACGCAGATCGCCGAGCGGGTCGGTGTCTCGCAGATGCACGTATCGCGACTGCTCGCGAAATCGCTAGCGCGACTTCGCGACCAGCTGCAGTAG
- a CDS encoding acetyl-CoA carboxylase biotin carboxylase subunit — MANHASSKISKVLVANRGEIAVRVIRAAKDAGLASVAVYAEPDADAPHVRLADEAFALGGQTSAESYLVFEKILDAAAKSGANAIHPGYGFLSENADFAQAVLDAGLIWIGPSPQSIRDLGDKVTARHIAARAQAPLVPGTPDPVKDADEVVAFAKEYGVPVAIKAAFGGGGRGMKVARTIEEIPELFESATREAVAAFGRGECFVERYLDKPRHVEAQVIADTHGNVVVAGTRDCSLQRRFQKLVEEAPAPFLTDAQRKEIHESAKRICKEAGYYGAGTVEYLVGQDGLISFLEVNTRLQVEHPVTEETSGIDLVLQQFKIANGEALDITEDPTPRGHSFEFRINGEDAGRGFLPAPGPVTKFEAPTGPGVRMDSGVESGSVIGGQFDSMLAKLIVTGATREEALARSRRALAEFNVEGLATVIPFHRAVTADPAFIGDGEKFDVHTRWIETEWDNTVEPFTGGDPIEEEDTIPRQTVVVEVGGRRLEVSLPGDLALGGGGGAAPGVVRKKPKARKRGGGGATAASGDSVTAPMQGTVVKVAVEEGQEVSAGDLVVVLEAMKMENPVTAHKDGVITGLAVEAGAAITQGTVIAEIK, encoded by the coding sequence GTGGCCAACCACGCCAGCTCAAAGATCTCCAAGGTGCTGGTCGCCAATCGCGGGGAGATCGCGGTACGGGTGATCCGCGCCGCCAAGGACGCTGGGCTTGCCAGCGTGGCCGTGTATGCCGAGCCCGACGCCGATGCACCGCACGTGCGGCTCGCCGATGAAGCTTTCGCCCTGGGGGGCCAGACCTCAGCCGAGTCCTACCTGGTCTTCGAGAAGATCCTGGACGCTGCCGCGAAGTCCGGCGCCAACGCCATCCACCCGGGTTACGGCTTCCTGTCGGAGAACGCCGACTTCGCCCAGGCCGTGCTCGACGCCGGGCTGATCTGGATCGGGCCCAGCCCGCAGTCGATTCGCGACCTCGGTGACAAGGTCACCGCGCGCCACATCGCCGCGCGTGCCCAGGCACCGCTGGTGCCGGGCACCCCGGACCCGGTCAAGGACGCCGACGAGGTCGTCGCGTTCGCCAAGGAGTACGGCGTGCCGGTCGCGATCAAGGCCGCCTTCGGCGGTGGCGGTCGCGGCATGAAGGTGGCCCGCACCATCGAGGAGATCCCCGAGCTGTTCGAGTCGGCGACCCGTGAGGCCGTCGCCGCGTTCGGTCGCGGCGAGTGCTTCGTCGAGCGCTACCTGGACAAGCCGCGCCACGTCGAGGCCCAGGTGATCGCCGATACCCACGGCAACGTGGTCGTCGCCGGCACCCGCGACTGCTCGCTGCAGCGCCGCTTCCAGAAGCTGGTCGAGGAGGCCCCGGCGCCGTTCCTGACCGACGCGCAGCGCAAGGAGATCCACGAGTCCGCCAAGCGCATCTGCAAGGAGGCCGGTTACTACGGTGCAGGCACCGTCGAGTACCTGGTCGGCCAGGACGGCCTGATCTCCTTCCTGGAGGTCAACACCCGTCTGCAGGTGGAACACCCGGTCACCGAGGAGACCTCGGGCATCGACCTGGTGCTGCAGCAGTTCAAGATCGCCAACGGCGAGGCGCTGGACATCACCGAGGATCCGACCCCGCGCGGTCACTCGTTCGAGTTCCGCATCAACGGCGAGGATGCCGGCCGCGGCTTCCTGCCTGCCCCCGGCCCCGTCACCAAGTTCGAGGCCCCGACGGGCCCGGGCGTCCGGATGGACTCCGGTGTGGAGAGCGGCTCGGTCATCGGCGGCCAGTTCGACTCGATGCTGGCCAAGCTGATCGTCACCGGCGCCACCCGCGAAGAGGCCCTGGCCCGCTCGCGTCGCGCCCTCGCCGAGTTCAACGTCGAGGGTCTGGCCACCGTCATCCCGTTCCACCGCGCCGTGACCGCCGACCCGGCCTTCATCGGCGACGGCGAGAAGTTCGACGTGCACACCCGCTGGATCGAGACCGAGTGGGACAACACGGTCGAGCCGTTCACCGGTGGCGATCCGATCGAGGAAGAGGACACCATTCCTCGCCAGACCGTGGTCGTCGAGGTCGGCGGCCGTCGCCTCGAGGTGTCGCTGCCCGGTGACCTGGCGCTCGGCGGTGGCGGCGGCGCTGCCCCCGGCGTCGTCCGCAAGAAGCCCAAGGCCCGCAAGCGTGGCGGCGGCGGCGCGACGGCGGCTTCGGGTGACTCGGTGACCGCACCGATGCAGGGCACCGTGGTCAAGGTGGCCGTCGAGGAAGGCCAGGAAGTGTCCGCGGGCGACCTCGTGGTGGTCCTGGAGGCCATGAAGATGGAGAACCCGGTGACGGCGCACAAGGACGGTGTCATCACCGGCCTGGCCGTCGAGGCCGGTGCCGCCATCACCCAGGGCACCGTGATCGCCGAGATCAAGTAG
- a CDS encoding DUF6199 family natural product biosynthesis protein has product MGVLVGGVMVAGPKGIWWATQSWKFRHPEANEPSDLSYGMTRASGVLLICLALVMGSVVISDSLSMSAAEKREQEAEAQQKAAEKGVQLDDGTSSSQPPGGCQVVPALSRLGTSTVTVNVKLRWSDAGGGPDADKAGCRTGSPEVRAMTSRWGKITDGTTVLTDGPIADKAGTEVSGVGPGNRVPRS; this is encoded by the coding sequence GTGGGCGTGTTGGTCGGCGGAGTCATGGTGGCCGGACCCAAAGGTATCTGGTGGGCCACCCAGTCGTGGAAGTTCCGCCATCCAGAAGCCAACGAGCCGAGCGATCTGTCCTACGGGATGACCCGTGCCAGCGGTGTGCTGTTGATCTGCCTGGCTTTGGTCATGGGCAGCGTGGTCATCTCCGATTCCCTGTCGATGTCAGCGGCCGAGAAACGGGAGCAGGAGGCCGAGGCGCAGCAGAAGGCGGCTGAGAAGGGCGTCCAGCTCGACGACGGGACTTCGTCGAGCCAGCCGCCCGGGGGTTGTCAGGTGGTCCCCGCGTTGTCCCGCCTGGGTACCTCCACGGTGACGGTGAACGTGAAGCTGCGTTGGTCCGATGCCGGTGGCGGGCCTGACGCAGACAAGGCGGGGTGTCGAACCGGAAGCCCGGAGGTGCGGGCGATGACCAGCAGATGGGGCAAAATCACCGACGGCACAACAGTTCTCACCGACGGCCCCATCGCAGACAAGGCCGGTACCGAGGTTTCCGGCGTCGGGCCGGGGAATCGGGTGCCGCGGAGCTGA